One window of the Salvia splendens isolate huo1 chromosome 1, SspV2, whole genome shotgun sequence genome contains the following:
- the LOC121750799 gene encoding protein ABIL1-like isoform X2, which translates to MPSYLRVLDNLKDYTVRALVNAVDHLGTVAYKLGDILEQQTSNISSMELKVTCLNQQLLTGQIYTEKEGLRQQQLLAIIPRHHKHYILPNSVNKKVHFNPHIQTDPRQPTLARARLYPPGATAANTLSWHLASETKSTLKGSVRGIISNENSQTYGKTSGAVNMLDIEKNAWMRSTLASSVEMQTRGAVQRDLLEGSKPLTPYRSFDNPTQREIVRPPVRSRSVLSAFFVKHKTPKLRTGA; encoded by the exons ATGCCATCTTATCTAAG GGTGTTGGACAATCTTAAGGATTATACTGTACGTGCTCTAGTGAATGCAGTCGACCACCTTGGTACAGTTGCTTACAAGTTGGGTGATATCCTGGAACAACAGACATCGAACATCTCATCAATGGAGCTGAAAGTTACATGTCTAAATCAG CAACTTCTGACAGGTCAAATATATACCGAAAAAGAAGGCCTTAGGCAACAGCAATTATTAGCTATCATCCCAAGGCATCACAAACATTATATATTGCCAA ATTCTGTGAACAAGAAGGTGCACTTTAACCCACATATACAAACTGATCCTAGGCAACCTACACTAGCAAGAGCCCGTCTTTATCCTCCAG GTGCTACAGCTGCGAATACTCTCTCTTGGCATTTAGCATCTGAAACCAAGTCGACTCTGAAAGGCTCTGTACGTGGTATTATAAG taatgaGAACTCGCAAACATATGGGAAAACTTCAGGGGCAGTCAACATGTTAG ATATTGAAAAGAATGCATGGATGAGATCCACACTGGCTTCAAGTGTAGAAATGCAAACACGGGGTGCTGTACAACGG GATCTTCTTGAGGGATCGAAACCTCTGACTCCATACCGGTCATTTGACAATCCTACTCAAAGAGAAATAGTTAGGCCCCCTGTTCGCAGTAGAAGTGTCCTCTCAGCTTTCTTCGTCAAGCATAAGACTCCAAAATTGAGGACGGGCGCATAA
- the LOC121750799 gene encoding protein ABIL1-like isoform X1, with translation MEAEGARVENRSLKFDEVSMERSKSFVTALQDLKNLRPQLYSAAEYCEKSYLHSEEKQMVLDNLKDYTVRALVNAVDHLGTVAYKLGDILEQQTSNISSMELKVTCLNQQLLTGQIYTEKEGLRQQQLLAIIPRHHKHYILPNSVNKKVHFNPHIQTDPRQPTLARARLYPPGATAANTLSWHLASETKSTLKGSVRGIISNENSQTYGKTSGAVNMLDIEKNAWMRSTLASSVEMQTRGAVQRDLLEGSKPLTPYRSFDNPTQREIVRPPVRSRSVLSAFFVKHKTPKLRTGA, from the exons ATGGAGGCGGAGGGAGCTCGAGTGGAGAACCGGAGCCTCAAGTTTGATGAGGTCTCAATGGAGAGAAGTAAGAGCTTTGTTACTGCATTGCAG GATCTCAAGAACCTAAGGCCCCAACTATACTCTGCTGCAGAATACTGTGAGAAGTCTTACCTTCACAGTGAGGAAAAGCAAAT GGTGTTGGACAATCTTAAGGATTATACTGTACGTGCTCTAGTGAATGCAGTCGACCACCTTGGTACAGTTGCTTACAAGTTGGGTGATATCCTGGAACAACAGACATCGAACATCTCATCAATGGAGCTGAAAGTTACATGTCTAAATCAG CAACTTCTGACAGGTCAAATATATACCGAAAAAGAAGGCCTTAGGCAACAGCAATTATTAGCTATCATCCCAAGGCATCACAAACATTATATATTGCCAA ATTCTGTGAACAAGAAGGTGCACTTTAACCCACATATACAAACTGATCCTAGGCAACCTACACTAGCAAGAGCCCGTCTTTATCCTCCAG GTGCTACAGCTGCGAATACTCTCTCTTGGCATTTAGCATCTGAAACCAAGTCGACTCTGAAAGGCTCTGTACGTGGTATTATAAG taatgaGAACTCGCAAACATATGGGAAAACTTCAGGGGCAGTCAACATGTTAG ATATTGAAAAGAATGCATGGATGAGATCCACACTGGCTTCAAGTGTAGAAATGCAAACACGGGGTGCTGTACAACGG GATCTTCTTGAGGGATCGAAACCTCTGACTCCATACCGGTCATTTGACAATCCTACTCAAAGAGAAATAGTTAGGCCCCCTGTTCGCAGTAGAAGTGTCCTCTCAGCTTTCTTCGTCAAGCATAAGACTCCAAAATTGAGGACGGGCGCATAA